A region from the Nitrososphaera sp. genome encodes:
- a CDS encoding antibiotic biosynthesis monooxygenase, translating to MNHALEVKSALTDIPNPQNHTEVDNAIGPVTVIVTRRARVGKNNEFEQWMDGILHAAMKFEGHMGVNVIRPTTPSRDYTIIFRFDTYSNLTRWENSEIRQVWLKKSLEITEGEPVVEKQTGLEFWFTPKELVKDGQLIQRPTIPPRYKMAIVTGAFVFLLLISIAQALRQTLGSVLPSILVTLISVIVMVILMTYVIMPSATKLLRPWLYKDKPF from the coding sequence GTGAACCACGCACTAGAAGTGAAATCTGCTCTGACGGATATTCCTAACCCACAAAACCATACTGAGGTTGACAATGCAATTGGCCCGGTCACAGTAATCGTCACGCGGAGAGCAAGGGTGGGAAAAAACAATGAATTTGAACAGTGGATGGATGGAATCCTCCATGCAGCAATGAAATTTGAAGGCCATATGGGAGTAAACGTTATTCGCCCAACTACACCCAGCCGAGATTATACCATAATCTTTCGATTCGACACCTATTCCAATTTAACCAGGTGGGAAAATTCTGAAATCAGACAGGTGTGGCTCAAGAAAAGTTTAGAGATAACAGAAGGCGAGCCAGTGGTTGAGAAGCAAACTGGGCTGGAATTCTGGTTTACGCCAAAAGAGCTTGTCAAGGATGGCCAGCTGATTCAGCGACCAACAATCCCGCCAAGATACAAAATGGCGATCGTAACAGGCGCATTTGTATTTCTACTTCTTATCAGTATCGCTCAGGCACTGAGGCAAACTTTAGGATCAGTATTGCCATCAATTCTTGTCACTTTGATTTCCGTAATAGTCATGGTTATACTCATGACGTACGTAATAATGCCGTCAGCTACCAAGCTTTTGAGGCCTTGGCTCTACAAGGACAAGCCTTTCTGA